In the genome of Stomoxys calcitrans chromosome 4, idStoCalc2.1, whole genome shotgun sequence, the window TCATGGTcctttttaatttggctgaTTTCTTGTTGCAGCTGCTCCTCCATCTTCTCGCGTTCCTCTTTGATCCAAGTCTGCCTTTGTTTCTCCAAGGATTCCCTTAACTCCTCCATGGATTTTTCTTGTGATTCTGCGGATTTGCTGGAATCCGAGGAGGAGGAAGCTTTTTCATTGTCCTTCTTCAACAAGTTGACCAGCTTGGAGGCCACCCTAAAGGAACGTGTTGTGGGTCTTTCATTTTTGGACATGCGCAATTTCTTTTCCAGCAGCTCTACATCACGGCTATGACGGCGACCcagttcatccaaatcgaaagGATTGTTGCCAGGACATTCGGACTCATAGCCATCCTCGCTTATCCACATAGGCCTGTCTTTGTCCATTTCAAAGGAATTGTCATCTGAGTCCTTGTCTTTGCTGGCTTCATTCTTTTCCGGGTCTTTCCTCAGAAAGCCCACCAGTTTGGAGGCCACCTTAAAGGATCTTACCGTTGAGGGTTTCTCACTAGCCTGCACCACCACCTGTGCAGGTTTTGCAGGCTCAACCTCAACCGCCAGGTCGTCCATCTCAAAGGGATTGTTGGAGGGACTGTGGGCCATGGCGGCAGGTTCTTGCTTGTTCACAACAATGCTATGCCCAGAACTGCCTTTGGAGTCAGAATCGGTGTCCTCATACATGGGTTTCACCGCTCCTATTTCCTTGAACTTGGCCAGATACTGAACAGCTATGGGATTATCCAATTCCTTGGATTCACTGGCCACATTGGCTTCGGCTTCTTTGGCCTTCATGTGTATGGAAAAACTTTGCGCCTTAAGCATTTGTATGGTTTGACTTTTGCTCACCGGGGTGACTTTTATCTCCTTCAAATGTCTCTCATCATTGATCAGGAAGGGATTGAGACTGCGTTGATAGCTCAAACCGGCCTCCATGGGCAAAGTGCCTATGCCCACGCAGGCATTAACCTCCTCCACATCATCATCATGCTCTAGATCTTCGAATTCATCCAATTCCTCATCACCCCAGGGATCATCCACATCATTGACATCTTCAGACTCGGAAGACATTTCTGCATTCAATTCCTCTTCGCTGGAACTGGGAATTCTGGCTTCATCCAGATTGAAGCGCACATTCTTTCTATCATCAGCATCTGTGTCGGATATGGCGCGTTGATCGCTCTTGGCAAACTCCCTTTGCCAACGACGCTTGACCTCTTCCAGGCCAGTCTCACGCAAAATACTCTTGTAGCCGGGAGGAGTGCCCACCTCTCCCTCCACCACCACTTTATAATTGACCGGAGGTTCAGAGGAGGATATGCCAAAATGGCGGCGAGACTTTAGAAACATGGCCCCTGTACCGGAGAGGGTGAAACCTTTCTTATCATTAACCTCCTCCTGCTGATGCAGAATATCCGTTTCCTTGTCACCTTTATCTTGAAAGGGATATTTTTCATTGCCTGCTTTGACATTAAAGCCTGTGGGTATTTTACccaaagttttgggaaaatttttagaTCTAGTCTCCAGAAAACGATTCACATTGCCACTGAAACCACTGGCTGTGGTAGAGCTGGGAcctgagctgccatatagtttaGGTATGGCTCCTGTTGTTGCGGCATGAACCGACTGACCCGAAGATGACGAAGAGGTTTCCGAGCTATTTTGGACCTTCTCATTGCCCTCGCCCGAGGGAGGACTTTGTATATCGAAATCTTTTTCAGAGGTCTTGGCCGCAGCTTTCTTTGCAGGCGATGCCATTGTAGTCTCCATGGCCTCCACAGCCTCTTCAGCATTAAGGGCTGTTGCTGCTGCGGATTTCTTCACTGGCTCCTGCTTGGGTTTCTCTTGTTGTATTACCTTGTTGTAGACCTCATCGAATGCCTGATCCCATAGTGATGCCTTGGCCTTAACACTATTTCGTGACTGTGCATTTCTACCAAATATGTCCGCCCTGCTGGGAGGTGTGGAGCCTGGTGTAGGTTTATCTTCCATTTTTGTTGTATTATTCATGCCAATTTTCAGGGGAAACTCATTGTGTCTTTGCCTCTCCTGCCTCACCAATTGACGATAGTACTCATTTAAAGGATGTTCACGTTGCGTGTTATTCGCTTTAATGTTATAGTAATAAGGATCTCCTATTTCATCCGCTGAACTGTAAAtaccaacaaaaaaacaaaacacacacacacacacactcatgagttaattacatatatttttcataAGGACCCATTTTATATGAGCTTACCATAACTGCCAGTTAGCAGGCAATGGGCGCATTAGACCCTCCTTGGCCAAGTGCAATAAGTGAGGCTCCTTGACCGGATCAATGCCAATAGTTTTGGCATATTCTTGAATATCTGTGGAAATGAGAGGGGAACAAAATACTAATTAAAATGTTAAACACGTGTGCCCAAAAGTCGGGTGAATATTTTATGCCAGAGAAGTGGTAAAAGGTCCTGCAAAGGCTATTTATCATAGAGCAATCGAATGAATTGGGGATGGAGATATTATATGCACATAGAAATCAAAGGACCCTGGCATGGCAATTCACAGGAAGTAATAGCTATTAAGCAGACTCTATAATTACCTGGGGGCCTAAGAGAGCTGCTATTACTGTTAATGAAATGCTAGGCAAGGTTAGTGTCTAAACTCAAACCCTAACAGGTAAGCAATGCGACGCCAATGGCCCATATGTTTTTAAGCCTAACAGAAGTTTAGGTTATAGTGACAGTTATTCACTTGGACATATTAGTCCATTGTGACGGGCGTACCACAGTTATTGGGGGTGGAGGTAGCTCCTACAGTTGAAACAACCAGAAGCAGTCATTGCAGACTTCCTATAGTTTTAATTTTCTCAACGTCTCCGGATCTTTTGAAGAAATCGTGACTTCCAACCAACAACATTTCAAATTAGACAGTGACTCATCATGACGGACAGTTCTAGCCAACGACAGCATAGCGGTAGATTGGGCTACATAATCGTGGAGCGTTAACAGaccacgatttcgatatccgacaaggtcaaagAACTGATTTTagataggaaattgaactggAAGTGGCACATCCAGCAGCATACTGTGAAGGCTCATAGACTGGGCACGATTGGACCAATTCCAACTTagacctcagtagtttggtggacggcggtGGAGACAAAATGCAACATATGGACATTACTAAAGTACAGAGAACATGTCTTGGCAGAGGTGGGGCGATGAGGAGCGCATTTTCTAGAGCACTGAGACTGTCGATACCCGGCCCATAGACACACAGACTATGTATGGTTGCAATGTCATCCATGTCACTGCACTCTATGACAACGTACTGTTTATGGGTtttaatttcgacgaaattgaaCTGAAAGTGTCACATCCGAAGCGTGATTGGACCATTACCAACATAgtcttcagtagtttggtggacgatTATGGTGACAAAGTGTAGCATAAGGGCATTACTACAGGTACAGAGAacatgtcttggcataggagggACAATGAGGACCGCTCCTACaagagcactggagactgtcGATACCCGGCCCATAGACACACAGACTATGTATGAAGTATAGGTAGTGCAGTCCTTTTTGGTTGTAATGTCATCCATGTCCCTGCACTCTATGGCAACCTACTGATTATGGGTtttaatttcgacgaaattgaaCTGAAAGTGTCACATCCAGCAGCGTACTGACAAGGCTCACAGACTATATCTACCGAAGCGTGATTGGACCAATACCAACATAgtcttcagtagtttggtggacgatTATGGTGACAAAGTGTAGCAAAAAGGCATTACTACAGCAAAAGGGTACAGAGAacatgtcttggcataggagggACAATGAGGACCGCTCCTACaagagcactggagactgtaGATACCCGGCTCATAGACACAGAGACTAAGTATGAGGTATGGGTAGTGCATATCTCCTTTTCAGTTGTAATATCACCCATGTCTCTGCGTTCTATGACAACATCCTGACTGTGGGTCTTAATTTCGACTTGACCGAACAGGTTGCACTTCTCGGTTGCGAATTGGGTTTATTAGCTGCAAAAGAAGAACAATCTTTTGGGTCCTCCTTACTTTGTGACCTCGTTACCGAGTCCCTGCAGGGCTGCGTCAAACCTGATTTTCTTGAAGATGTCGGCATTTGAAGTTCCCTCCTTGCTGGATATAACCATTGTGTGCGGTTTAATTTTTCggggtttttatggaagctatatgaagttatggatcgattcaggccatacttggacAGAAttttcgtgcgaaatttcacccaaaccaactgggtaagaattgcgtcttctaggggctcaagaactataatcgggagatcagtttataaggtgGATATATCGGGTTccgtatcgatttgaaccatatttgacgtgGATACATATGGGTCATAGTccagtatgcaaaattttagccaaatcaactTGGGAGAGGTCAATTCAACGCCCACCGTTGAAAGTAGGCGTGGCACAGATCAAATAGACTCCGACAGCGTCATTTTGTTGCCCTGACAGTCGCTGGTTCAAAATTGTGGAGTCCCAGCTGCTTCCTGGGATTTGTTGCCTCCAAAACCCTTCATTGGGACCATAGTGCGCCATCAGGAGAATAACTACTCTGAAattgtttttctgatgttcttgcgaGGATTCGAACtagggcgttcagcgtcttacgcggacatgctaacttctgcgctacggtggaatcCACTGCCATTAGTAAACTTGTTGAATGTGAAACCATTCGGGGGTGACACAGTCCGTGTTCATGGCAGAGGCAAGGAACGCCCACTTAGCACTGTGCGGCGGCGAAACTCTCAATAGGACGACGAATACCCAATGGGGGGTTCCGAAACTTGAGAAGATGAGGTTATTGCTGAGAGGAAGTTAGAAAGAGATCAgtgtagctttcggtatcactaCCGGTGAAATAGGCCTATAGGAGCAGatagtgtagggcatgtggggaagatgatgagacattggaacatttcctatgccaACAATCGGCTTTCGCAGCTAGTAGGCTGCATGTGAAAGTGACGATCCTCGACAAGCTCCTTtgaaaggaccgatcgccgaggGAATTTGGTGGCCATTGGTAatttaaagttatttaaaatcccaaccatTCCAGGACCTACTGTGTACATGGATGGGTCTAAATTGAATGGGCGCACCTGGGCAGTAGTCTTCATTAAATTCTTTGAAATCAGGGAATCATATAAACTTTTGGACGGCTGCAGTATCTTTCATGGGAAGTTCCTCGCAGTCCTGAAGCCGCTAGAGACTATGTCAATGCGATAGCGGCAGCCCGACCAGACTGTCACGATATCTGGGGACAGTCGGGGGCGCTAAAGATTCTGAAGACCCTTTAAAAGATGCAAAGTGCTTCTTCGAACCATAGGAGGAGGTGACAGGTCCTGCTGTAGCCCAGGCCGTCAAGAGGTGGCGGTAATGGTGGTAGTAATGCCGCGCTAATCAGCACAGATAGTACCAGAGAACAAGTGAATCCTTCCCTATGCGAGCTTGTTGGTAGGGAGGTCGTTTTCTATGACCGCGTGAATGAAGCGTGGGGTGGTGCTCTGGGTGCTTTGCCACCCTGCAGGCAAAGACCCTCTCTTCTCTTGGTTGGGTTTAATTAGACAGGGACAGTATTCAGTAAATTCCTTGGAACCAGAAAATAAAAGGTCTTCGGGGACCTGGGTGTGATAACGTTGGATGTGCGGCGATTCGATCAGACGCCGAAGGCTCTGGCAACGAGCCATGTGATTTCGAGACTGGTTAGTAGATGCAAAAATCTCTGAGCTCTAATGAGGCCGGGGCCATCAACTAGCCAAGACTGGATCGCTGATGAGCGATGCCACGGTGAGCCTTCCCATGTGCTAGATTCTTGGCGGGTGCACGCCTTAAAACGATGACCGCGCGAATGAAGCGTAGTCTGTTACTGTACGTATTTGTGCACAGGGTGATCCCTGTGATCGAGTATTCCGCGGAACAGAATGTTGCTTATTTTAAGCCGATGATGGATGAGACTTATGATAGGAGTTGGGATACTTAAGGATAGGAGTCCTGACTAGTTACTGTAACTTCAGGTTGTGGAAAATGCTCTGGGAGAGGCGGACTCCCCCCAATTGCAAGGAGAAGAGACTTAATAAGTGATGAACATTTATTTTCTGTGCCAGGACAAATCTTTCCGAGGCCGAGTACTTCGCGGAACAGGACCTAGCTTATGCTGAAACTGAGGAAGCATGTCTTCGGACCGCTGATAAGAGTCTTTGAGGTCGCTCTGGGCTCAGGGAGAAGAAGACTTTTGCAGAGTGCGCGAGGACAGGGAGGAGTTGGAAACGGTTTAAAGCACTTTTGTATCAGTTGcagttattgttgtagccacattctcatgtggaggtggcgatcttcgtcaagctaggtgagcaagctcgctccgctccaaaggaccgatcgccgcaagaactgggtggccattggttatttaaaggcgcctataactcgccttgtcatatcgagcatcataggcactcagtatttgtacaagagccggtgccgccctaCCTCTCAATGAGAATCTCTGCTGGATAcctctgattgtccgcgactgctgttTTAGCTACTACGTATCGCGTACCCTCCtgccttacctaacctaaggtaGCAACTTGCCGCATAGTTGAGTGAGTTGAGAGCTCACTCATCCTCAGAAATTAGAACACTTGCGGTATGGACGATCTTCTTAAATGTTATGGTCAGGCTTCACATTTTTTCACCTGGCACTACCCACATAGTCTTTGTCCGTCATGAGTTCATATTCATAAGATCCATTTAATCATGAAAAGTTTCCTTACATATTCAGGAGCATATGAGAGTGCAGTTGCACCACACATCCTTATTTCTCAATAAACGATTCCCCAGTTGTTGCTGCCGAAATACGTTCTGACTTTCCTACTTTTTCATTAACTTAAATCCTAATCCAAACGAATGACCCACTCACACAGGGCTTGTTGAATTCTTAACAGAATCTTCCATTCCTCCTTTGATCGCTTAAGGGGTTTCTGGTTCCGGTGTAGATAAAAGTTCCTCCGACTGCTACGAATACCTCAACAAGGAACAAGGAATGCTACCTAAGGAATTTTACAAGAAACTGAAAGTGTATAGGAGCAGCAGGTGGGGGACTCTAGGGAGATTTGGCCTGGAGCAGCActggatatgagagaagtattcccgctggaggccatcgtagcgcagaggttagcaagtcagcctatgaccctgaacgcctgggttcgaatcctggcaagaccatcagaaaaatttgtcagcggtgattttcccctcctaattgtggcaacatttgtgaggtactatgccatgtaaaacttctctccaaagaggtgtcgcactgcactgcggcacgccgttcggactcggctttaaaaaggaggccacttatcattgagtttcaaattgaatcggactgcactcattgatatgtgataagtgtgcccctgttccttaatggaatgttcatgggcaaaatttgcagttttcCAACCCCACTGTTCCCACTTGGAATGtttatgagcaaatttgcaggTCTGGATTTGGTCAAGGCGGAAAATATCCATCTCGAATGTATACCGAGAAATATCTCAGATCACAAATCCATTCTTGAAACTGCGATTCCAAAGAataaaaaagccaaaaaaagttgcaaaaatttaaatccaCAGCAACAATGATTTCAAATAATCCTTCAAAATCCTTTTAAGAAAGCCTCTCTTTCTGAGTTTGGACTTTAGTATAGAAAACTGGAAAGGAAATACGACGGGTAAAATCCTGAATTTTACCCGGAGTAAATTAAATGCGGCATCTTGTGATCCAATAAGAACCCCCTTGCAAGGCaggacatacatatatataactGCCCTAACACAGTGCCCCATTACCCCTCTCAATTATTGACTCCTACTTTTCCAAACATATTATCTAGCAGTCCTAGTTAATCTTCCACTACTTCTATGTGGTTGAAACTTTCCAACCACAACTACGATGGAATACTAGACCCTGaccaaaattttctcttttttttggcCAATAGCCCAACTGCTTATTAATGTCACCTACCATGAGACATGAACTATTTTCATACATCCTGTTGCTGTGATGGTGCTTAGTGGAATATATTCCTTCAAAATTAGAagaagaaacaaagaaaaattgctCACAGATAGGACAAAGGCTATTACTCAGGCACTTTCCATACTCCATGAATGATGGCTGTTTCATTTCGAGCATTTTCAGCTTAGTCATTTAAATCACTCCCTTATGTTTGACTCATGTTTTGACTTGTGTTTTCCTAATGATTCTGAAAAACGAACACTCACCTTCCTCCGTTGGCTGCAAGGAAGAATCACTGTAGAATCCCTGGCACACAATCGAATCGGAATGTGAGGCAGCGTCATCCAAACGGCACGAAGACGATGTAGTGGAAGATATTGACTCAGCCATTGTGTTGTTGGTTGTTACACGCAAAAGATatgtaaaacaaaatgaaaaacacCAAAACAGCAAATTTTCGCTACCAAATCattctattttttgttttgcggGTTTTCGCTCGAGACgcaaatgacaaaataaatttaaatcgaaTCTATGTTTGGAAAAATGCACGCACACGACGCTTGTtgatgttggtgttgttgtggttgttgaaTTTAATGATGGTTCATTGACaactaaattaatttctttcttCTCATTCTTCGTGCGAGTGATGATTGACTCTTCTAAACGATTCTACTACTCAtcttgaaatgaatttttactctgttttgttcttgttttttgtACTTGCTATGATGACTATTGGTGCAAATTGTgacctaaaaaataaaaaaaaaaattcataaagagGAAAAATAATATGAGCAGGAAACCAGAACAACAAgcagaaaaatattgcaaaaacaaaaaaaaaacagtacatCTTCTAGCAACTACTACACTGTTGGCCGCATTGCTTGTTCTTAGAGGATGTTCAAGCACCAAAGCATAATGAAGAAAATCTAACGGTATTTTTTAAGCACAGACACTCACTTCTTCAACTCTCCCCTATTGTTCACAATTCATCTACTACTACtcatggcatagttgttgcttttgttgtagTTCTACACTTTAGTATTATTAGTATTGGTTCAGGCATGATATATATCTAGGCAACAACTACAGCAAAGAAAATATTAAGAACAACACAAATCAACAAGATGtgcagcaataacaacaacaagaacctTAGTTACGGTACATAAGCTGACATTATTCCCAATATGCTGTGCAATGTGGTGGATGCATTGAACTGATACTAACAAAAGAAAACGCCATGTAACGGTGTCCCGACAATGTTGCCAGACATGTGTTTAAAAAGAGAGATTTTTTCATTGAAGCAATTGACGTTTAATTCGCTGCGCGAGAACGTCACACGTAATAGGAAGCATATCCGCCTACCTtccttaagcctagtactgacttctaCAATACCTTTGGGctggtgacgaagaaaatgcgaacacattctgtagaagtggtactgagttctatgagcaaaatagtagcgacatgtcgctgcgccaatacaATTTTCGCTTCAATTAACTACCAATGTAATCAAATGCTCACCACTCACCTTTGCTTCAATGATGTTCTCTTTGTTGTGCTGACGAAATATGTGAATTACTGTGCCATGCATAGAATtcacgtaaaaacttctccccaaagaggtgtcgccctacggcacgccgttcggactcggctataaaaggaatgttccttatcattgagcttaaaacttgattcTGACATATGTGGGAAGTgatcctctgttccttaatgaaatgttcatagaaGAAATTACATACCATAGGTTGAAGGGTATATGTGCCAACAATCACACTCCAGTGTTGAATGCGGTGCCGTttttaacacttcgaaatattggtgTGAGGtcctataatatatatatatatatatatatatatatatatatatatatatatatatatatatatatatatatatatatatatatatatatatatatatatatatatatatatatatatatatatatatatatatatatatatatatatatatatatatatatatatatatatatatatatatacgaaaaGGCATCACTAAGCAGTGCCACTCAGATTCGGCTTTAAAAACGAGATAAAATTTAAtcatcttcgccctaacaggcaaaaaacttgaaaatgagaaATTCGGCATAGGGTTTATCCAGTCTATAAGAATCCGGTCCACCCGGaactgatctaaggattggatcactgTGTCGGTCGCTCACATTGATATAAaccccttcgatgtcaatgcatagcgCATAGAAAGATTTATTTCTACCACCTCAACTTGACATATGCTTGCTGCTTGAGTCTGAGCAATACGCTGGATGTTCTACTCATTATCATGATACCCACTTTACGCTCGATAGCTTAAagttgaaaggaagtaaggcttataggtctttgatgccgcataacttgccttgctggtATAAATAtaacccttgcctcctgccagaccTTCGGAGCACATATAAGTTCTGGGAACGCAGTGATAAAAGCGGCCAAATGGGGCGCCAGGTACTTCGCTTCCTTCTTTAATAACGAGGAAAATATTCAATCAGGTCCAGGTGACGTTGGTTTTCAACCTATTTCGGAAGCATATCCTATCCCGttaaacattaaaccgatggctttggtgcaggcacatcctcctgcagagacaaagaatgaaatctagtaactgatacagatggcatgctgaggatatggaaagaacattttactcaactCCTAGTGTCCgaagttggcggcgaagaggataccgccgAACCAATCaataatgatggtatagaatgtttacctcatagtcagaatgtggtccaagtagcagtgacccaaggcagcaggtgccgacgggttacccgctcaaccggaggcgacacgctgataaggcatatgcatcagcttatctgcgcaatctggcaagaagaacgcatacccgatgattggatcctcagcatactatgtcacatacacaagaaaggagacaagacggaatgtgccaactacagaggaataagtatcCTCCCcaccgcatacaagatactctcgagcgtactgtgtgaaagattaaaaccctggatcagatattcacactacaccaaatcctggaaaagacatGAGAGAGACAAATCAACAACTACcatttctttgttgactacaaagccgctttccaTACCCCTATATGGTCAAAGTTATTTTAAGCAATGTCTGAGTTTTGTATCcctacaaaattaaaaagaatctgcaggatgacacttgctgatatgcgttcctcagtaTCAATCTCTCCGAAAGAAAACTCCGAACCAGATAAAGAATATGtgaaccacaactttaagatagtcagtaaccttatctacctcggcaccgccgtaatcagatattttagaatgagcgcagaagatcgaggtgcttggaacgctattatacgttcggctagtggaacaaatgttatgtcatagccaattaaattaaGTAGTAAGTATTTTATTCCATTCGTATTCCAAGGACAGCTGATCACACATTTTTAGACAGCTGATCACATATTTGTGGATGGCTGATCTCAAATATCTCAACGGAATAGTTGAATAAATCAAAATTCACTTAATCTGGATGCTAGACCGCTGAGATACGAGTATCCCAGCGGTTTGTTAAACAGACAAGTTGGAAAGACCTTGCACAATCCACGGAAACTAAAACCGTTCGAGATAAGACAAGAATGACAACGGTACGGTTAACAGATGGTCATATATTAAGGGGATcgtgtggcctaatctaaaccTGGAGAGGTATATCATCTCACTTATCGTGCCCATTAGACAGGTCACCATTgactaattggaaaacatgatGATAGTCTAAAAGTTGTAAGTAACAATTTTTTCAGTAACTGTGAGGATGTCGAGAAGGAGGAAACTAGTACTAATCTAAACTTTAGGATACGAACATGCACAAACTAAAATGCTTTCCAAAGCGACCTGATTGTTTCAACGATACGAACTAAACGACATCTGTTGTTCCTAGTTTCTGAATTAAATTAACAGACTAGGATTGCAGATGCCACAAAAATTCTTTACAAGCAATAACTTCACCTTTCAAACGACCGACCTTTTTATGAAATAGGATTTGTTTTTGTAGCAATTGCCTTGGTCATTTATTTCTACTCTATTTTTTCTATGTTTAAAACTCATTCCACTCTCTAATCTACTCTTTACAGCGAAAGCTTAAAATGCAATATGGCAAcaatgtttttggttttttgacaACAAAAAGTTTGACTGCAACTGCAGGGAAATGAGAATATGGTTTTTTTAtgggtgtgtatgtgtatgtagtcTGTGCACTTGGGCTGGGAGACATACCCACGCACACACAGCGCTTTGACACAAAAAAACGAACGACGAACAAGAGGATTTAAAGGGAATTATAGCATACCAAAAATTTAAGGatgttcaaagaaaattttacataaaaccATGTCAATACAGTTTGCaccaaaattataacaaaatcaATCATAGTCCATAGTCATGACAGAAACTTTTAATAGATTACACTTAGACTTTTTTCAATTCCTTAATGAATAATTATTGATTTTTCTCGGTGATGGCTGGCTAAGTGATTCACAGATTTTTATCATGATTCAATTTTGGAAATTAGGAAAAATTATCTATACAAAAATCACTTTGAACTTAATTTTTAGAGGTATGGCAACTTGAAGTTggaaattgttttcttttattcacttattaatacacattttttgggaaaattcctctttttttattactttgctCGCTaggttttcaattttttttttcacttttttgtcaatgataattttatttttgtatggacAAATACAACCAGCTGCTGCCCTTTTCAACCACGTACTGATTTCTTACTGCGTATCCAAGGTCCGTTTTGTCATGCAGGACATTTTATTCTAGTTTCCTCTTTAAACATGAATACACACAATATACATTga includes:
- the LOC106090623 gene encoding uncharacterized protein LOC106090623 — encoded protein: MAESISSTTSSSCRLDDAASHSDSIVCQGFYSDSSLQPTEEDIQEYAKTIGIDPVKEPHLLHLAKEGLMRPLPANWQLCSADEIGDPYYYNIKANNTQREHPLNEYYRQLVRQERQRHNEFPLKIGMNNTTKMEDKPTPGSTPPSRADIFGRNAQSRNSVKAKASLWDQAFDEVYNKVIQQEKPKQEPVKKSAAATALNAEEAVEAMETTMASPAKKAAAKTSEKDFDIQSPPSGEGNEKVQNSSETSSSSSGQSVHAATTGAIPKLYGSSGPSSTTASGFSGNVNRFLETRSKNFPKTLGKIPTGFNVKAGNEKYPFQDKGDKETDILHQQEEVNDKKGFTLSGTGAMFLKSRRHFGISSSEPPVNYKVVVEGEVGTPPGYKSILRETGLEEVKRRWQREFAKSDQRAISDTDADDRKNVRFNLDEARIPSSSEEELNAEMSSESEDVNDVDDPWGDEELDEFEDLEHDDDVEEVNACVGIGTLPMEAGLSYQRSLNPFLINDERHLKEIKVTPVSKSQTIQMLKAQSFSIHMKAKEAEANVASESKELDNPIAVQYLAKFKEIGAVKPMYEDTDSDSKGSSGHSIVVNKQEPAAMAHSPSNNPFEMDDLAVEVEPAKPAQVVVQASEKPSTVRSFKVASKLVGFLRKDPEKNEASKDKDSDDNSFEMDKDRPMWISEDGYESECPGNNPFDLDELGRRHSRDVELLEKKLRMSKNERPTTRSFRVASKLVNLLKKDNEKASSSSDSSKSAESQEKSMEELRESLEKQRQTWIKEEREKMEEQLQQEISQIKKDHEQKLRNIRHEYDLRLTSFRHQTEEALELEMAEYRRQIEEEYEGKRNTVVDEHKTQMATVQKNHAEILEELERDLKSEEEMIKKEHATKLQQMKDKLNDELEAERQRMKESGEERLYEKVRCEKRLLEDKYRCLKEKYARLKTEVKLSVERRNRRREAQALQQKNLHTTTTGSETERSTSHRPPITTVSSENRSASTTPGSGQSSKPPVPNKTHLVNASKDTTPSTERSSERVVSSSSRRPGASPKYARHLRVQDDTTSVSQSDTTISNNYPKGRYLLTPSTALSDNGNSDSEAFASNVENNNNSRRGSGAGPQQPQQRKKQFTRLKSASTSRLNTDNIKNERPCTPVENLRHQLQKLEDLEDQLPDNALEATYHLRYPFSDISNADYAAGSSSELEFFKHRIHLERDSVRRAKESLRSQRTTFRARQREIKQRHNNMATRHSLEQLIQEEKDLTEMEVTLHRTRALLGEKVIRLRHLEQSVMRICDKAGNKASLDLLSVEPKEDATLSDLSSQSSSGFSSTDLASGDTQNLNKRREFHNLESNECIKNLEILNAEIREILDLLGRGGQQTGFNIPMIPPAELNWSHMMGSPGAGTTPISPTPDRREGYRKLSSGNTSTIDRMQNSMMAAKTIASQNPKAINYTNSLVERTRDIRNWLKQAKNEHELASPKNLGLTSPQAASGQLTPNNASGSEGGVSPVGAVGPSPGNS